The following are from one region of the Biomphalaria glabrata chromosome 4, xgBioGlab47.1, whole genome shotgun sequence genome:
- the LOC106068907 gene encoding WD repeat-containing protein 82-like, producing MKLVDDVVRSLRVSKIFRENTDRISSLNFSANGETLITSSDDDSIVIYDCLNGTPKRTLNSKKYGVDLIRYTHAQNTALHCSTKVDDTIRYLSLHDNKYIRYFPGHTKKVVTLCMSPIDDAFISGSMDKTIRLWDLRSQNCQGLMHLSGRPVAAFDPEGLIFAAGVNSESVKLYDLRSFDKGPFTTFKLPQDKECDWTGLKFSPDGKMILISTNGNVIRLIDAFQGTPLQAFMGFTNHKGIPLEASFTPDARYVFSGSTDGKVHCWSTESGVKMAILQSDHPGPIQCIQFNPKYMMMASACQNMAFWQPAVDD from the exons ATGAAACTTGTCGATGATGTTGTGCGTAGCCTTCGGGTTTCAAAAATATTTCGGGAAAATACAGATCGAATTAGTAGTTTAAATTTTTCAGCTAATGGAGAAACTTTAATTACAAGCAGCGATGATGACTCTATAGTAATATATGATTGTTTAAATGGCAC ACCAAAGAGAACTCTAAACAGTAAAAAGTATGGAGTAGACTTAATACGGTATACACATGCACAGAATACAGCACTACACTGTTCAACTAAAGTTGATG acaCAATACGATATTTATCTCTTCATGATAACAAATACATTCGCTACTTTCCTGGGCACACCAAAAA agttGTCACTTTATGCATGTCACCTATTGATGATGCATTCATATCTGGTTCAATGGATAAAACTATTAGACTTTGGGATCTTAGATCACAAAATTGTCAA ggTTTGATGCATTTGTCTGGACGGCCAGTAGCTGCATTTGATCCAGAAGGTCTTATTTTTGCTGCAGGTGTCAACTCTGAGAGTGTCAAACTTTATGACCTCAGATCATTTGATAAG GGTCCATTTACTACTTTTAAACTTCCCCAAGATAAAGAGTGTGATTGGACAGGTCTTAAATTTAGTCCTGATGGTAAAATGATTCTCATATCTACCAATGGCAATGTCATACGGTTAATTGATGCATTTCAAGGAACACCACTCCAAGCTTTCATG GGATTTACAAATCATAAAGGAATACCACTAGAGGCTTCATTCACACCTGATGCAAGATACGTTTTTTCAG gtTCCACAGATGGTAAGGTTCATTGTTGGAGCACAGAGTCTGGAGTTAAGATGGCCATACTGCAGTCAGATCACCCAGGACCCATTCAGTGCATTCAGTTCAATCCTAAATATATGATGATGGCTTCTGCTTGTCAAAATATG GCTTTCTGGCAACCAGCTGTAGATGACTGA